The Drosophila biarmipes strain raj3 chromosome 2L, RU_DBia_V1.1, whole genome shotgun sequence genome has a window encoding:
- the LOC108033417 gene encoding accessory gland protein Acp63F — protein MNIHLIVASVILGIILAEDECVVCDWKNDVHCGKAANDSCVFTALNKCQVERISCRREQKGLPAFTEIIKGRCPTDKPKCKKP, from the exons ATGAATATTCATCTCATAGTTG CCTCTGTAATATTGGGGATAATCTTAGCGGAAGACGAATGCGTTGTCTGTGATTGGAAAAATGATGTTCATTGTGGAAAAGCAGCCAATGATTCTTGCGTATTCACTGCTCTAAATAAGTGCCAAGTTGAACGCATTTCATGCCGTCGAGAGCAAAAAGGATTGCCAG CTTTCACGGAAATTATTAAAGGAAGGTGCCCAACAGACAAACCGAAGTGCAAAAAGCCCTAA